From a single Nostoc sp. MS1 genomic region:
- a CDS encoding PAS domain S-box protein, giving the protein MKTRQELELENIALRNQIQILEETFRAIKMGEVDALVVSSNQEERIFTLQNADYPYRAFLQEMHEGAVSIDEHGTILYCNNPLAVMLKKPLEKVIGSNLEDYIAPQEQQVFQGLFQQAKQQFCRGEVYLIAEDETQIPVYLSFKQLQIDEVAVTCIVVTDLTEQKRNAEIVAAERLANSILEQAGEAIIVCDQSWQIIRANQAAQELCGKNPLFQKFDLSFPLQYNHCSSYQQLEECLLINQAENYQQKQEGFSLFSLLQGRSFKGVEVLLKREDGSEFNLLLSAAPLLNLDNQVIGSVVTLTNITDRKQTEEKIANLVISEQAAYAEAEATKNSLSNILESINDAFVAVDTNWCYTYVNQKAAEIIGRKAKDLIGKNIGEESPELFSHNSYNDYLQALNEQSFIQVEKFYPSSQRWFEKRIYPSLEGVSIFFQDITREKQTEIALQESEERLRLALEAAQIGTWDWNIFTNHLRWSSRQEQLFGITPGTFTSSYEAFLTHVHPEDRERVHQAVMGAKDNKSEYYVEYRVVWPDGSIHWIGAKGECIYNDEGTAVRMLGTCVDITQNKEAEAVLQQSKAELEIKVAERTTELSQANSHLHRLINILTATINQQIKIEAQLREAERRWRSLLENVKLLVVGLDKTGKVEYVNPFFLELSGYTQEEILGKDWTANFIPQHQKDNVKKIFVETLEQELHPHYQNPIIIKSQEERVIAWNNTLLQDSQGAVVGTMSIGEDITQRYALEKIKNEFISVVSHELRTPMTSIQGGLNLLKTGLVKLDSEQGKRIIKIVSESSERLVRLVNDILDLERLQSGKITLNKQQVNAADLLTEATELMQLMANNAEINLSVNPQSVDLIVDKDRIIQVLTNLLSNAIKFSPQGSTVSMMVEEIKAKDGHTSDVLFKVQDQGRGIPADKIESIFERFHQVDASDSRKQGGTGLGLAICRNIVEQHNGQIWVESTIEKGSIFYVKLPLNFTNNLF; this is encoded by the coding sequence GTGAAAACACGCCAAGAACTTGAACTTGAAAATATAGCTCTACGTAATCAAATACAAATTTTAGAAGAGACTTTTAGAGCCATTAAAATGGGTGAGGTAGATGCTTTAGTTGTATCTAGCAATCAAGAAGAAAGAATTTTCACTTTGCAAAATGCTGATTATCCTTACCGTGCTTTTTTACAAGAGATGCACGAAGGTGCTGTGTCTATAGATGAGCATGGAACAATTCTTTACTGTAATAACCCTTTAGCAGTAATGCTCAAAAAGCCACTAGAGAAAGTAATCGGCTCTAACTTGGAGGATTACATAGCACCGCAAGAACAACAGGTGTTTCAAGGATTATTTCAGCAAGCAAAACAGCAATTTTGCCGAGGAGAAGTTTACTTAATTGCTGAGGATGAAACTCAAATTCCTGTTTATTTATCTTTTAAGCAATTGCAAATAGATGAAGTAGCAGTTACTTGCATAGTAGTAACCGACTTAACTGAGCAAAAACGCAATGCAGAAATTGTGGCGGCTGAAAGACTAGCAAATTCTATTCTGGAACAAGCAGGCGAAGCAATCATTGTCTGTGATCAAAGTTGGCAAATTATTCGCGCCAATCAAGCTGCACAAGAACTTTGTGGTAAAAATCCATTATTTCAAAAATTTGATTTGTCGTTTCCCTTGCAATATAATCATTGTAGTAGCTATCAACAACTAGAAGAATGTTTATTGATTAATCAAGCAGAAAATTACCAGCAAAAACAAGAAGGGTTTTCACTATTTAGTTTGCTGCAAGGTCGATCTTTTAAAGGAGTAGAAGTATTATTAAAGCGCGAAGATGGGAGCGAATTTAATTTACTTTTGAGTGCGGCTCCATTATTAAATTTAGACAACCAAGTTATTGGTAGCGTGGTGACGCTGACGAATATCACAGACCGCAAGCAAACAGAAGAAAAAATAGCAAATCTTGTAATAAGTGAACAAGCTGCTTATGCAGAAGCAGAAGCAACCAAAAATAGTTTATCTAATATCTTAGAGAGTATCAATGACGCTTTTGTAGCTGTCGATACTAATTGGTGTTATACATACGTTAATCAAAAAGCAGCAGAAATTATCGGGAGGAAAGCAAAGGATTTAATTGGTAAAAATATTGGGGAAGAATCTCCCGAATTATTTAGTCATAATTCTTACAATGATTATTTACAAGCTTTAAATGAGCAAAGTTTTATTCAAGTAGAAAAATTTTATCCATCGAGCCAACGCTGGTTTGAAAAGCGTATTTATCCTTCTTTAGAAGGCGTATCAATTTTTTTTCAAGACATAACTAGAGAAAAACAGACTGAGATTGCTTTACAGGAAAGTGAAGAACGGTTAAGGTTAGCTTTAGAAGCAGCACAAATAGGAACTTGGGATTGGAATATTTTTACTAACCATCTGAGATGGTCAAGTCGTCAGGAGCAATTATTTGGTATAACTCCAGGTACGTTTACAAGTAGCTATGAAGCTTTTCTCACCCACGTCCACCCTGAGGATAGAGAAAGAGTTCACCAAGCAGTAATGGGTGCCAAAGACAATAAATCTGAATATTATGTGGAATACAGAGTTGTTTGGCCTGATGGTAGCATTCACTGGATTGGAGCTAAAGGAGAATGTATCTATAACGATGAAGGTACAGCAGTAAGAATGCTTGGTACTTGTGTAGATATTACCCAAAACAAGGAAGCGGAAGCAGTTTTGCAACAATCAAAAGCAGAATTAGAAATCAAAGTTGCAGAGCGAACTACTGAATTATCTCAAGCAAATTCACATTTACATAGATTAATCAATATTCTGACAGCTACTATCAACCAGCAGATAAAAATTGAAGCTCAATTGCGTGAAGCAGAACGCCGTTGGCGCAGTTTATTAGAAAATGTGAAGTTGTTAGTTGTTGGACTAGATAAAACAGGTAAAGTTGAATACGTTAATCCTTTCTTTTTAGAATTGAGTGGGTATACCCAGGAAGAAATTCTAGGTAAAGATTGGACGGCTAATTTTATCCCGCAGCATCAAAAAGATAATGTAAAAAAGATTTTTGTAGAAACGTTAGAGCAAGAATTACATCCTCACTACCAAAACCCAATTATTATCAAATCTCAAGAAGAACGTGTCATTGCCTGGAATAATACGCTACTACAAGATTCACAAGGTGCAGTTGTAGGCACGATGAGCATTGGTGAAGATATTACCCAACGCTATGCTTTAGAGAAAATCAAGAATGAGTTTATCTCAGTTGTTAGTCACGAATTGCGTACACCAATGACTTCCATCCAAGGAGGTTTAAACTTATTAAAAACTGGTTTGGTAAAACTTGATTCTGAACAGGGTAAGCGCATCATAAAAATTGTCTCAGAAAGCTCTGAACGCTTAGTCAGACTGGTAAATGATATTCTAGATTTAGAAAGATTACAATCTGGAAAAATTACTTTAAATAAACAACAAGTTAATGCTGCTGACTTATTAACAGAAGCCACGGAATTGATGCAATTAATGGCTAATAATGCGGAAATTAATTTGTCAGTTAACCCTCAATCTGTAGACTTAATAGTTGATAAAGACCGGATTATTCAGGTATTGACAAATTTGCTGAGTAATGCGATTAAATTTTCGCCTCAAGGATCTACTGTATCAATGATGGTAGAAGAAATCAAAGCAAAAGATGGTCACACGTCAGATGTGTTATTTAAGGTACAAGACCAAGGTAGAGGGATTCCTGCTGACAAAATAGAATCTATTTTTGAGCGTTTTCATCAAGTGGATGCTTCCGATTCCCGCAAGCAGGGTGGAACGGGTTTAGGTTTGGCCATTTGCCGTAATATCGTCGAGCAACACAACGGACAAATCTGGGTTGAAAGTACAATAGAAAAAGGTAGTATTTTTTACGTAAAACTACCTTTAAACTTTACCAATAATTTATTTTAA
- a CDS encoding circadian clock KaiB family protein, with the protein MNNSNQPQDSSEELIVESTEDFEEALAKLETQKYVLRLYIAGNTIRSMRAIQMLNKICKKYLEGRYEIEIIDIYQQPEILEKDHILAVPTLIKELPPPLQKLIGDLTNVDKVVIALDIA; encoded by the coding sequence ATGAATAATTCAAACCAACCTCAAGATAGTTCTGAGGAACTAATTGTAGAATCTACAGAAGATTTTGAAGAAGCGCTAGCAAAACTAGAGACACAAAAATATGTTTTACGTTTGTATATAGCTGGTAATACTATCAGATCGATGCGTGCTATTCAAATGCTGAATAAAATTTGTAAAAAATACTTAGAAGGACGTTATGAGATAGAAATTATTGATATATACCAACAGCCTGAGATTTTAGAAAAAGACCATATACTTGCTGTGCCTACTTTAATTAAAGAACTTCCACCACCTCTGCAAAAGTTAATTGGCGATTTGACAAATGTTGATAAGGTAGTAATTGCTTTAGATATTGCTTGA
- a CDS encoding circadian clock KaiB family protein, with the protein MNHYINEVSQSNDTEEVWELRLYVAGQTPKSLKAFANLKKICQEYLEGKYLIEVIDLIENPQLAKGDQILAIPTLVRKLPEPVRQIIGDLSNTEKVLVGLDLRQVDINEE; encoded by the coding sequence ATGAATCACTATATCAATGAAGTGTCTCAATCTAATGATACAGAAGAAGTTTGGGAGCTACGGCTATATGTAGCTGGACAAACCCCTAAATCTTTAAAAGCATTTGCAAATCTGAAAAAAATTTGTCAAGAATACTTAGAAGGTAAATATCTTATTGAAGTAATTGACCTCATAGAAAATCCCCAATTAGCCAAGGGAGATCAAATATTAGCTATTCCCACTTTAGTAAGAAAATTACCGGAGCCTGTAAGGCAAATAATTGGAGACTTATCCAATACTGAAAAAGTACTAGTAGGACTGGATTTACGTCAAGTAGATATCAACGAAGAATAG